The genomic interval GCCGTCGCCGACGCCGGAACCGACGGCCGCCAAGCCGAGCAGGAGCGCCACCGCAATGTCGTAAATCGCTTTGACCATGTCGAGTTGCATCAGTCTGTTCCTCCTTTTGTTGATGGACGTAAACTTCGTTCGCGCAAGCCCTTGCGGACGCCGAGGGTCAGTGCTGGCTGTCCGCCTCAAATGACTTCATGCCGATGTACAGGCACATGAGAATGCTGAAGACATAGGCTTGAATCGTCGCCACAAAGCCGCTGTACAGCAGCCAGGCGATGATGAACGGAAGCTGCCAAGGGATGAAGTGGAACGCAAACGGCGCGCGCAGCAGGAGCCCCAGCAGGATCTCGCCGGCGAAAATGTTGCCGAAAAGTCGCATGCCGTGCGTCAGCGGATTTGTGATTTCCTCCAACAGCCCGAACGGGGGATGGCGGAGCAAGTGGCGAAACCACTTGATGGGATGCCTCAGTCCCCGCGCGTGGCTGATGAGCCACACCAGAATGGCGAGCCCGAGCGCCATGCTCATGTTGGACGTCGGAGAATCAAAGAGTTCCACGTCCCCCTTCGCGGACTGAAGGTCGGACGGACTCAAGCCCCAGACGTGAGCATGCGGGTCGAAGTGCACCGTGATGGTCATGATGAGCCCGAGCCAGTTGGCGACGAACAGAAAGAGCAACATGATGAACGCGAGAGGTCGCACGAATCGCCGCGATTCCTCGCTCGGCATCACATCTTTCGCCATGCTCTCCGAGAAGTCGAAGGCCCATTCCACAAGGTTCTGCAACCCGCGAGGGTGACGCATGTCCATTCGCGCCACGGCCAGCCGCAGCAGAACGAAGACGATGA from Alicyclobacillus acidocaldarius subsp. acidocaldarius DSM 446 carries:
- the atpB gene encoding F0F1 ATP synthase subunit A, producing the protein MPVFPTLFPGTIWQTNVVVIATIFLTGLIVFVLLRLAVARMDMRHPRGLQNLVEWAFDFSESMAKDVMPSEESRRFVRPLAFIMLLFLFVANWLGLIMTITVHFDPHAHVWGLSPSDLQSAKGDVELFDSPTSNMSMALGLAILVWLISHARGLRHPIKWFRHLLRHPPFGLLEEITNPLTHGMRLFGNIFAGEILLGLLLRAPFAFHFIPWQLPFIIAWLLYSGFVATIQAYVFSILMCLYIGMKSFEADSQH